From the Streptomyces sp. KMM 9044 genome, one window contains:
- the mtrB gene encoding MtrAB system histidine kinase MtrB, translating into MSGDSAASGSGRSGDRPERPVGRTSEGRAPRRSRWGRLLEGVLLQGGVQGSPVIRLFVRWVHRPLLPVIRLWRRNIQLKVVVTTLLMSLGVVLLLGLVVIGQVRNGLLDAKVKASQSQATGGFAVAKQQADEAESGTVEDPSAVDGSSQSVIQWMSDLVESLSSGGQGAFDVVTLPMGDESGGGRGPRASGHVDPAQSVPGDLRARIDTSTGAMQRYTRIVYSDGADSQPGLVIGKQVNDPNGDPYQLYYLFPLSQEEKSLSLVKGTLATAGLFVVVLLGAIAWLVVRQVVTPVRMAAGIAERLSAGRLQERMKVTGEDDIARLGEAFNKMAQNLQLKINQLEELSRMQRRFVSDVSHELRTPLTTVRMAADVIHEAREDFDPVTARSAELLADQIDRFESLLSDLLEISRFDAGAAALEAEPVDLRIVVRRVVGGAEPLAERKGTRIKVVGDQQPVVAEADARRVERVLRNLVVNAVEHGDGKDVVVKLAAAGGAVAIAVRDYGVGLKPGEATRVFSRFWRADPARARTTGGTGLGLSIALEDARLHGGWLQAWGEPGGGSQFRLTLPRTADEPLRGSPIPLEPRDSRRNHGLDAAGLPHGGGDGEKRATLPAPPADTEGCARAARDPLAPLSAAATPTADPTALPGNGARVVSRPADGAPRQGEPAGPATRDAESAGAGAGATADDAAGDVDEPDGLEGLDGLGDRQGEASRGR; encoded by the coding sequence ATGTCCGGTGACAGTGCCGCTTCGGGCTCCGGCCGGTCCGGGGACCGACCGGAGCGGCCTGTCGGCCGGACGTCCGAGGGCCGCGCCCCGAGGCGTTCCCGCTGGGGGCGCCTCCTGGAGGGCGTGTTGCTCCAGGGCGGAGTCCAGGGCAGCCCGGTCATCCGCCTGTTCGTGCGCTGGGTGCACCGGCCGCTGCTGCCCGTCATACGGCTGTGGCGGCGCAACATCCAGCTCAAGGTCGTCGTCACCACTCTGCTGATGTCGCTGGGTGTGGTTTTGCTGCTGGGCCTCGTCGTCATCGGCCAGGTGCGCAACGGCCTGCTGGACGCCAAGGTGAAGGCGTCCCAGAGCCAGGCCACCGGCGGGTTCGCGGTGGCCAAGCAGCAGGCCGACGAGGCCGAGAGCGGCACGGTCGAGGACCCGTCCGCGGTGGACGGGTCCTCGCAGAGCGTCATCCAGTGGATGAGCGATCTCGTGGAGTCGCTCTCCAGCGGCGGCCAGGGAGCCTTCGACGTGGTCACCCTGCCCATGGGTGACGAGAGCGGCGGCGGGCGGGGGCCGCGCGCCTCCGGGCACGTCGATCCGGCCCAGAGCGTGCCCGGTGACCTGCGGGCCCGGATCGACACCAGCACGGGGGCGATGCAGCGGTACACGCGGATCGTCTACAGCGACGGCGCGGACTCCCAGCCCGGTCTGGTCATCGGCAAGCAGGTCAACGACCCCAACGGTGATCCGTACCAGCTGTACTACCTCTTCCCGCTGTCGCAGGAGGAGAAGTCGCTGAGTCTGGTCAAGGGCACGCTGGCGACCGCCGGGCTGTTCGTCGTCGTCCTCCTCGGGGCGATCGCCTGGCTTGTGGTGCGGCAGGTCGTGACGCCGGTGCGGATGGCGGCCGGGATCGCCGAGCGGCTGTCCGCCGGGCGGCTCCAGGAGCGGATGAAGGTCACCGGCGAGGACGACATCGCGCGGCTCGGCGAGGCCTTCAACAAGATGGCGCAGAACCTCCAGCTGAAGATCAACCAACTCGAGGAGCTGTCGCGGATGCAGCGCCGGTTCGTGTCGGACGTGTCCCACGAGCTGCGGACACCGCTGACGACCGTACGGATGGCGGCGGACGTCATCCATGAGGCGCGTGAGGACTTCGATCCGGTGACCGCACGGTCGGCCGAGCTGCTCGCCGACCAGATCGACCGGTTCGAGTCGCTGCTCTCGGACCTGCTGGAGATCAGCCGTTTCGACGCGGGAGCGGCGGCCCTGGAGGCGGAGCCGGTCGACCTGCGGATCGTCGTACGGCGCGTGGTCGGCGGGGCCGAGCCGCTCGCCGAGCGCAAGGGCACGCGGATCAAGGTGGTCGGCGACCAGCAGCCCGTCGTCGCCGAGGCCGACGCCCGGCGGGTGGAGCGCGTCCTGCGCAACCTCGTCGTCAACGCCGTGGAGCACGGCGACGGCAAGGACGTCGTCGTCAAGCTCGCCGCGGCGGGCGGGGCGGTGGCCATCGCCGTGCGGGACTACGGTGTCGGGCTCAAGCCCGGTGAGGCGACCCGGGTCTTCAGCCGCTTCTGGCGGGCGGACCCGGCGCGCGCGCGGACCACCGGTGGTACCGGGCTGGGGCTGTCCATCGCGCTGGAGGACGCGCGGCTGCACGGCGGCTGGCTCCAGGCCTGGGGTGAGCCGGGCGGCGGCTCGCAGTTCCGGCTGACGCTGCCGCGGACGGCGGACGAGCCGCTGAGGGGCTCCCCGATACCGCTGGAACCCAGGGACTCGCGGCGCAACCACGGACTCGACGCCGCCGGTCTGCCGCACGGCGGCGGGGACGGCGAGAAGCGGGCCACCCTGCCCGCGCCGCCCGCGGACACCGAGGGCTGCGCCCGCGCGGCCCGTGATCCGCTCGCCCCGCTGTCGGCCGCCGCGACACCCACGGCCGATCCGACGGCACTGCCCGGCAACGGCGCGCGTGTGGTGTCACGGCCGGCAGACGGCGCGCCGCGCCAGGGGGAGCCGGCGGGGCCGGCCACGCGAGATGCGGAGTCTGCCGGCGCGGGTGCCGGTGCCACCGCGGACGACGCCGCCGGTGACGTGGACGAACCGGACGGCCTGGAGGGGCTCGACGGCCTCGGGGACAGGCAGGGGGAGGCTTCACGTGGACGGTGA
- a CDS encoding LpqB family beta-propeller domain-containing protein encodes MDGERAGRGRRTPARMIAYVTSGAVLLAGCASMPDSGDLRGVESTPRQDAQVRVFAMPPSEDASPAQIVQGFLEALTSDDPDYRTARQYLTTEAAEAWKPELSTTVLADGPGAQADRPGWEDTGAVSFTLTGEKVATVDTQQAYASATGAYSKLVHLTRDAKSGQWRIDGVPQGVVMGKSDFQRNYMSVSKYYFASNTLRAAVDGPPMAVADPVYVRSHVEPTTQMVRSLLGGPTAWLDPVVRSSFPAGAALHEDAGPLTADDHGKLTVPLNDRAAGTGAKRCKEMAAQLLFTLRNLSPAVDEVELRAGGKRLCSLPQEATGTVADRGSLHSPDYLYFIDEDHRLVRIPAGSNATQPDPVPGALGEGETSLRSVAVSRDERTAAGVALDGESLYVGSVVPGGSLGEPVLSSRGESEDDRLTAPSWDAQGGLWVADRDPADPGLFLLDEGGGEPLEVRTPGLDGSIQSVRVAADGVRIALVVAKGDRRSLMIGRIERSGTDGQAGPAGPAEKTGARPTVTVLQLRAATPGLEKVTAMSWTGDSRLVVVGSEEGGVEQMRYIEVDGSVPEVSQPAALTGVEAVTASADEEVPLVAHSVDGIVRLPSGAQWQKVTEGTAPVYPG; translated from the coding sequence GTGGACGGTGAGCGCGCAGGGCGCGGCCGAAGGACGCCGGCACGGATGATCGCGTACGTCACCAGCGGTGCCGTACTGCTGGCAGGGTGCGCCTCGATGCCCGACAGCGGGGATCTGCGGGGAGTGGAGTCCACGCCCCGGCAGGACGCGCAGGTGCGGGTGTTCGCGATGCCGCCGAGCGAGGACGCGTCGCCCGCACAGATCGTGCAGGGCTTCCTGGAAGCGCTGACCAGTGACGATCCGGACTACAGGACCGCGCGCCAGTATCTGACCACCGAGGCGGCCGAGGCCTGGAAGCCCGAGCTGTCCACCACGGTGCTGGCGGACGGGCCGGGTGCGCAGGCCGACCGGCCGGGCTGGGAGGACACCGGCGCGGTCTCCTTCACGCTGACCGGCGAGAAGGTCGCCACCGTGGACACGCAGCAGGCGTACGCGTCCGCCACCGGGGCGTACAGCAAGCTCGTGCATCTCACGCGGGACGCGAAGAGCGGGCAGTGGCGCATCGACGGGGTCCCGCAGGGCGTCGTCATGGGAAAGTCGGACTTCCAGCGCAACTACATGTCCGTCAGCAAGTACTACTTCGCCTCGAACACCTTGAGGGCCGCCGTGGACGGACCGCCGATGGCGGTCGCCGACCCGGTGTACGTCCGCAGCCATGTGGAGCCCACCACCCAGATGGTGCGTTCGCTCCTGGGCGGGCCCACGGCCTGGCTCGACCCGGTCGTCAGGTCGAGCTTCCCCGCGGGCGCGGCACTGCACGAGGACGCCGGGCCGCTGACGGCGGACGACCACGGCAAGCTGACCGTGCCGCTCAACGACAGGGCGGCCGGCACCGGTGCCAAGCGGTGCAAGGAGATGGCCGCCCAACTGCTGTTCACGCTGCGCAATCTCAGCCCCGCCGTGGACGAGGTCGAGCTGCGGGCCGGCGGGAAGCGGCTGTGCTCGCTCCCCCAGGAGGCGACCGGGACCGTGGCCGACCGGGGCTCGCTGCACAGCCCCGACTACCTGTACTTCATCGACGAGGACCACCGGCTGGTGCGGATCCCCGCCGGCAGCAACGCCACCCAGCCGGACCCGGTGCCCGGCGCGCTCGGCGAGGGCGAGACCTCGCTGCGGTCGGTGGCCGTCTCGCGGGACGAACGCACGGCGGCCGGGGTCGCCCTCGACGGGGAGTCGTTGTACGTCGGCTCGGTCGTGCCGGGCGGTTCGCTCGGGGAGCCCGTGCTGAGCAGCAGGGGCGAATCCGAGGACGACCGGCTGACCGCGCCCAGCTGGGACGCGCAGGGCGGCCTGTGGGTGGCCGACCGCGATCCAGCCGACCCGGGGCTGTTCCTGCTCGATGAGGGCGGGGGCGAGCCGCTGGAGGTGCGTACTCCGGGCCTGGACGGAAGCATCCAGTCGGTCCGGGTGGCCGCCGACGGGGTCAGGATCGCGCTCGTGGTGGCCAAGGGCGACCGGCGCTCCCTGATGATCGGACGGATCGAGCGGAGCGGGACGGACGGGCAGGCGGGGCCGGCCGGACCGGCCGAGAAGACAGGCGCGCGGCCCACCGTCACCGTGCTGCAGCTGAGGGCCGCGACACCCGGGTTGGAGAAGGTCACCGCCATGTCGTGGACCGGTGACAGCCGGCTCGTCGTGGTCGGGAGCGAGGAGGGCGGGGTGGAGCAGATGAGGTACATCGAGGTCGACGGTTCCGTACCGGAGGTCTCGCAGCCCGCAGCCCTCACAGGAGTCGAGGCGGTCACCGCGTCCGCCGACGAGGAGGTGCCGCTGGTGGCCCACTCGGTGGACGGGATCGTCCGACTGCCGTCGGGGGCCCAGTGGCAGAAGGTGACGGAGGGGACCGCTCCGGTCTATCCGGGATGA
- a CDS encoding ComF family protein, whose protein sequence is MRGWWQDLTDLVLPAECGGCGRPLTVLCDRCRTALSGAAPRRVRPEPEPAGLPVTHAAARYADEVRAMLLAHKERGALALSRPLGEALAKAVSTGLRGAVRPGSGEPLGPGPLHGDRGTVLLVPMPSARRAVRARGHDPALRIARAAAGALRRQGVPASVLPALRQRRGVADQSGLDARERWANLAGALVVAPGCARLLREGQVVLVDDLMTTGASLAEAARAVRTALRAPDATDRAMVHARPAGTCAGARTTEAPAGAGTQGRAQVDLRADSSISASASVYRGETWERCGEQRNGSAHQRAGRRSGGSVGTADADRADWPIDVKCAAVVAASPDSFEMNRN, encoded by the coding sequence ATGCGGGGCTGGTGGCAGGACCTCACCGACCTGGTGCTTCCGGCCGAGTGCGGCGGATGCGGCAGGCCTCTTACGGTGCTGTGCGACCGGTGCCGTACGGCGCTGAGCGGTGCCGCGCCTCGCCGGGTGCGGCCGGAGCCGGAGCCTGCCGGGCTGCCGGTGACGCACGCAGCCGCCCGGTACGCGGACGAGGTGCGCGCCATGCTGCTGGCCCACAAGGAACGGGGAGCCCTGGCCCTGTCCCGGCCGCTGGGCGAAGCTCTGGCGAAAGCCGTGAGCACGGGACTGCGGGGGGCGGTGCGGCCGGGCTCCGGAGAGCCCTTGGGGCCGGGGCCGCTCCACGGAGACCGGGGCACGGTGCTGCTGGTGCCCATGCCGTCCGCGCGGCGGGCCGTGCGGGCCCGTGGCCATGACCCCGCTCTGCGGATCGCCCGGGCGGCGGCGGGTGCGCTGCGCCGGCAGGGGGTACCCGCCTCGGTGCTTCCCGCGTTGCGGCAGCGGCGGGGCGTGGCCGACCAGTCGGGTCTCGACGCCCGGGAGCGGTGGGCCAACCTCGCCGGTGCGCTGGTGGTGGCGCCGGGCTGTGCCCGACTGCTGCGCGAGGGGCAGGTCGTCCTCGTGGACGACCTGATGACCACCGGGGCGTCGTTGGCGGAGGCCGCGCGCGCGGTGCGGACCGCGCTGCGGGCACCGGACGCGACGGACCGGGCGATGGTTCACGCGCGGCCTGCCGGGACGTGCGCGGGGGCGCGTACAACAGAGGCACCCGCGGGAGCGGGGACGCAGGGGCGGGCGCAAGTGGATCTCAGGGCCGATTCGAGTATTTCGGCGTCCGCGTCCGTGTACAGAGGCGAGACCTGGGAAAGGTGTGGAGAACAGCGAAACGGGTCGGCTCACCAGAGGGCGGGCCGGCGGTCCGGCGGATCAGTGGGTACAGCGGACGCGGACAGGGCCGACTGGCCCATTGACGTGAAGTGCGCTGCGGTTGTTGCGGCTTCACCGGATTCTTTCGAAATGAACCGGAACTGA
- the hpf gene encoding ribosome hibernation-promoting factor, HPF/YfiA family — MDIVVKGRKTEVPERFRKHVAEKLKLEKIQKLDGKVISLDVEVSKEPNPRQADRSDRVEITLHSRGPVIRAEAAASDPYAALDLAAEKLDARLRKQHDKRYSRRGARRISAAEVPAHVPDAATLNGTGALSLQEKQEAVPTKKIGSLEVQGEGPLVVREKTHVAAPMTLDQALYEMELVGHDFYLFVDSETKEPSVVYRRHAYDYGVIHLSTDTMVTQPHAPGAGGTLGG; from the coding sequence GTGGACATCGTCGTCAAGGGCCGCAAGACCGAGGTGCCCGAGCGGTTCCGGAAGCACGTGGCCGAGAAGCTGAAGCTGGAGAAGATCCAGAAGCTCGACGGCAAGGTGATCAGCCTCGACGTCGAGGTGTCCAAGGAGCCCAACCCCCGACAGGCCGACCGTAGCGACCGGGTGGAGATCACGCTCCACTCCCGCGGTCCGGTGATCAGGGCGGAGGCAGCGGCGAGCGACCCGTACGCGGCGCTCGACCTGGCAGCGGAGAAGCTGGACGCCCGACTGCGCAAGCAGCACGACAAGCGTTACTCACGGCGCGGCGCGCGCAGGATCTCGGCAGCGGAGGTGCCCGCCCACGTCCCCGACGCGGCGACACTCAACGGAACGGGGGCACTGTCCCTCCAGGAGAAGCAGGAAGCCGTCCCCACCAAGAAGATCGGCTCGTTGGAGGTACAGGGCGAAGGCCCCCTCGTCGTCCGCGAGAAGACCCACGTGGCCGCCCCCATGACCCTGGATCAGGCGCTCTACGAGATGGAACTGGTCGGGCACGACTTCTATCTGTTCGTCGACTCCGAGACCAAGGAACCCAGTGTCGTCTACCGACGGCACGCCTACGACTACGGCGTGATCCACCTCAGCACGGACACCATGGTCACGCAGCCGCATGCTCCTGGGGCGGGCGGGACGCTCGGCGGCTGA
- a CDS encoding response regulator yields MADSFGPMRGEDSDDGDTGRGPDARSRYGEPADEPAKEPEPIRVLVVDDHALFRRGLEIVLAAEEDIQVVGEAGDGAEAVEKAADLLPDIVLMDVRMPKRGGIEACTSIKEVAPSAKIIMLTISDEEADLYDAIKAGATGYLLKEISTDEVATAIRAVADGQSQISPSMASKLLTEFKSMVQRTDERRLVPAPRLTDRELEVLKLVATGMNNRDIAKELFISENTVKNHVRNILEKLQLHSRMEAVVYAMREKILEIR; encoded by the coding sequence ATGGCGGACAGCTTCGGACCGATGCGTGGAGAGGACTCCGACGACGGCGACACCGGCAGGGGACCGGACGCGCGCTCCAGATACGGGGAACCGGCCGACGAGCCGGCGAAGGAGCCGGAGCCGATCAGAGTCCTCGTGGTGGACGACCACGCGCTCTTCCGCCGCGGTCTGGAGATCGTGCTCGCGGCCGAGGAGGACATCCAGGTCGTCGGCGAGGCGGGAGACGGAGCGGAGGCCGTGGAGAAGGCCGCCGACCTTCTGCCGGACATCGTCCTGATGGATGTGCGGATGCCCAAGCGGGGCGGTATCGAGGCGTGCACCTCCATCAAGGAGGTCGCCCCCAGCGCGAAGATCATCATGCTGACGATCAGCGACGAGGAGGCGGACCTCTACGATGCCATCAAGGCGGGCGCGACCGGTTACCTCCTCAAGGAGATCTCCACGGACGAGGTGGCCACTGCCATCCGCGCGGTGGCCGACGGACAGTCGCAGATCAGCCCGTCCATGGCGTCGAAGCTGCTCACCGAGTTCAAGTCGATGGTCCAGCGCACCGACGAGCGCCGGCTGGTGCCCGCGCCCCGGCTGACGGACCGTGAACTCGAAGTGCTCAAGCTCGTCGCCACGGGGATGAACAACCGCGACATCGCCAAGGAGCTGTTCATCTCGGAGAACACCGTGAAGAACCATGTGCGCAACATCCTGGAGAAGCTGCAGCTGCACTCCAGGATGGAAGCGGTGGTCTACGCGATGCGGGAGAAGATCCTCGAGATCCGCTGA
- a CDS encoding winged helix-turn-helix domain-containing protein, translating into MTPLPRPSTDLSAAEARRIALRAQGFLGAPDRRSGVRGVLRHLGAVQLDTISVLARSHELIPYARLGAVGRATVEDAYWKSGSQPPRAFEYWSHAACLLPVEEWPHFAFRRRAYRARPHWNHDLPDGVYDQVVKQLRAQGPLTATDLGGAKRTSEWWDWSGAKVAVERALMYGEVVCVERRGWKRVYDLAERAIPDALLHDGLDDAECLRRLVRLAGKSLGVGTRADLADYHRLKAEQVDAVIADSGLVPVAVEGWSKPAWADPEALATPPRGRHRTTLLSPFDSLVWERARTERIFGFTHRLEAYVPKQKRVHGYFAMPVLAGGRLVGRVDPAREGRTLVARQLTLDGPKAVPAVAQALVEAAGWVDCTDVRVERVESPELREPLTRELSRALA; encoded by the coding sequence ATGACGCCCCTCCCTCGTCCGTCCACGGACCTCTCGGCGGCCGAGGCCCGCCGCATCGCCCTGCGCGCCCAGGGCTTCCTGGGTGCCCCCGACCGCCGCTCCGGTGTCCGGGGAGTCCTGCGTCACCTGGGCGCGGTACAGCTCGACACCATCTCGGTCCTCGCCCGCTCCCACGAGCTGATCCCCTACGCCCGCCTCGGCGCCGTCGGCCGGGCGACGGTCGAGGACGCGTACTGGAAGTCCGGCTCCCAGCCGCCGCGCGCGTTCGAGTACTGGTCGCACGCGGCCTGCCTGCTGCCGGTCGAGGAGTGGCCGCACTTCGCCTTCCGCCGCCGCGCCTACCGCGCCCGCCCGCACTGGAACCACGACCTCCCCGACGGCGTCTACGACCAGGTCGTCAAGCAGCTCCGTGCCCAGGGCCCGCTCACGGCCACCGATCTGGGCGGCGCGAAGCGCACCAGCGAGTGGTGGGACTGGTCCGGCGCCAAGGTCGCCGTCGAGCGGGCCCTGATGTACGGCGAGGTGGTGTGCGTCGAGCGCCGCGGCTGGAAGCGGGTCTACGACCTCGCCGAGCGCGCGATCCCGGACGCTCTGCTGCACGACGGGCTGGACGACGCCGAGTGCCTGCGCCGCCTGGTCCGCCTGGCCGGCAAGTCCCTCGGCGTGGGCACCCGCGCCGACCTCGCCGACTACCACCGGCTCAAGGCCGAGCAGGTCGACGCGGTGATCGCCGACTCAGGTCTGGTACCGGTCGCGGTCGAAGGCTGGTCCAAGCCGGCCTGGGCCGATCCCGAGGCCCTCGCCACGCCTCCGCGCGGACGCCACCGTACGACGCTGCTGTCCCCGTTCGACTCCCTGGTCTGGGAGCGGGCGCGCACCGAGCGGATCTTCGGCTTCACCCACCGCCTGGAGGCCTACGTGCCGAAGCAGAAGCGGGTGCACGGCTATTTCGCGATGCCCGTGCTCGCCGGCGGCCGGCTCGTCGGCCGCGTCGACCCGGCCCGCGAGGGCCGCACCCTGGTGGCCAGACAGCTCACGCTGGACGGCCCCAAAGCGGTGCCGGCGGTCGCACAAGCTCTGGTCGAGGCCGCGGGCTGGGTGGACTGCACGGACGTCCGCGTGGAGCGGGTCGAGTCGCCGGAGCTGCGCGAGCCGCTCACCCGTGAGCTGTCGCGCGCCCTCGCCTGA